The following proteins come from a genomic window of Oncorhynchus masou masou isolate Uvic2021 chromosome 25, UVic_Omas_1.1, whole genome shotgun sequence:
- the LOC135514198 gene encoding phospholipase A2, minor isoenzyme-like isoform X1, translated as MIKCTQPGVNPFMYNNYGCWCGLGGTGKPRDELDGCCKVHDHCYQASRHLPDCRPVIDYPYINLYRFSCANGQVSCSASSHMCQVSVCECDRVATNCFAQSTYNPKNKNLDPKVHCLS; from the exons ATGATCAAGTGCACCCAGCCTGGTGTCAACCCCTTCATGTATAATAACTACGGCTGTTGGTGTGGCTTGGGGGGGACTGGCAAGCCAAGGGATGAGCTGGATGG GTGTTGTAAGGTCCACGACCACTGCTATCAAGCGAGCCGCCATCTTCCAGATTGCCGTCCCGTCATTGATTACCCTTACATCAATCTGTATAGATTCTCTTGCGCTAATGGGCAGGTCTCCTGTTCAG CCTCTAGCCACATGTGCcaggtctcagtgtgtgagtgtgaccgTGTCGCCACCAACTGCTTCGCCCAGTCGACCTACAACCCTAAGAACAAGAACCTGGACCCCAAAGTCCACTGTCTCTCCTGA
- the LOC135514198 gene encoding phospholipase A2-like isoform X2, whose amino-acid sequence MAAFLVRCCKVHDHCYQASRHLPDCRPVIDYPYINLYRFSCANGQVSCSASSHMCQVSVCECDRVATNCFAQSTYNPKNKNLDPKVHCLS is encoded by the exons GTGTTGTAAGGTCCACGACCACTGCTATCAAGCGAGCCGCCATCTTCCAGATTGCCGTCCCGTCATTGATTACCCTTACATCAATCTGTATAGATTCTCTTGCGCTAATGGGCAGGTCTCCTGTTCAG CCTCTAGCCACATGTGCcaggtctcagtgtgtgagtgtgaccgTGTCGCCACCAACTGCTTCGCCCAGTCGACCTACAACCCTAAGAACAAGAACCTGGACCCCAAAGTCCACTGTCTCTCCTGA